The Mustela nigripes isolate SB6536 chromosome 8, MUSNIG.SB6536, whole genome shotgun sequence DNA segment CCTGGCCCATAATGGGCAGCATGGGGTCTTCTGTGGGGCCTGAAGCAATTTCAGGACAGTCTCAGAGTCCGGCTGGGGTGGATACACCTTCCCTTGCTGTTCAGAGGGAGCCGATGGGTGAGCAGCAGGGCCAGCCTGAGGGACGGAGAAGGATGCCAGTGCTGGGTCCCTGATGATTATATCACCAGTGCACTGAGTGgaacccaaatgtttatttcGTAGAAGCTGCGTTGGAGGGAGGGCTGGGCTCCTGGCATTCGGAGAGCCTGTTGCTTTCCAGGAGGATGGTCTGGGAGAAGAGCCAGGAGCTGCTGGCTGGCATCCAGGTCTGGGCTAGATTACGCGGCTGGGCTTGCCCAGAGCACTGAGTCCCACCCACCATCAGCCAGTGCCTGGAGGGACAGGCCAGAGAGGTCATGGAGGCCAGGGGTGTTCTCAGAGGAACAGCAGGCACAGCCTGGGCACCCAGAGCAGCCTGCCTGCCGGAGGTGGGGGACACCTTGTCACTTGAAGCCCCAAGCTTCTCAGTAGTCTCAGGCGATGAAGGAACTGGGGTGACCTTATGCACTGAGGTCAGGAGAACGCAGCCGCCTGGGGCCCTGCTGTGATGGgcaggtgggtggtggtgggcagGGGTAGATGAGGGTGGAGCTGGAGACCAAGACCCTCTTTCTGACGCATGGAGGGTTGTGCTTCTCTAAGTGGTGTCTCTGTCCCTGCCAAGGAATGGGAGGTGTGTGGTCCATGGGGTAACGAGGGTCTGACATCAGCTTTGGACCAGGCTTTGAGTCCTCATTCTGCTGCCTGCTTGCTCTTGTGACCTTGTGCAAGCTCCTTAACCCCCAGTGCTTATCTGTCCCTGGATGTGGAGATAACACCTGTCTTCCCCAGAGGGTGGACTGAGGCAGGGTGTGGTGCTGCCTGGGTGGGTGGGTAAAGGGGAGAGAGGCTCCCAAGGGAATGGGATGGATAGACTTGGTGGAGGAAtacagagaagacagacagaggggagcgcctgggtggctcagttggttgagcagctgatTCTTTACTTCAGTTCAGGTGGtgctctcagggtcgtgagatggagccccaaccCCGGGCTCTATGATCAGCAGgtagtgtgcttgagattctctctctcccccactccccactttctcttttaaaaaaagagagagagagaggagggatgtACAATAGGACTCCAGGCCATTGAGCCAGGAGAATGCAGTTCTTGGATTCCGGCCACACAGGGCTGGTTGGTGGCTTGGGGGCTGGGTCTTGGGCTCTGGGCCTCGGGCTCTTCTGGATCCTGCTTGTACCTTCCAGGTTGTCTCCGCCATGCCCTCAAGCTGTTCTTTTGCAGCTTGGGTGGGGCCAGGCCTTCAAGGAAGAGGTACTTGTTAGGGCCATACCTGGAGTACCAGGTGACCATTCAGGTCAGCTGTGACTAAGGGCCCATGCTGACCTCAGGTTCAGGCTTGGGGGCACAGTAGCCAGCATGTTTAGGACCCTCTCTGACACAGAAGAGCTGAACCCCTGTGGATCTGGAAGCTGTCTTGTGGTTGGCTGTACCTTGCCCAGCACTACCCCTCCGTTTGGCATGCTTCGTGTCTCCCACCTGGCAGTGGAGCTCTGGCTGGGTGATGGGTAGCCCAAGATTCCTGTGTCACCATTTCTTCAGAGGAGGTCCTGAAGGAGATAAGGTCCTGTTGGATGCTTTGGAATGGGCCCCCCACATAGCTCCAAGACTCCTGTGGGAAGTCCTGCtcaagacagtgagagagggccACCAGAGGGAGGTGGGATAGCAGAAATTTCTAGGAGATCTGGGTAAAGAAGCTGgcccagggaagggaggcaggtgggcCCCCATTATCTGTCCTTCACCTTTCTAGGGCCCACCCTTCTGGttgggagggaggtggagaagtTTTGTGATATTGGGAGGCCTTTCAGTTAAGGTGCCCACAGTTGCCTCTTGAGTGGGGAGGGGTACTTGTTCCTGCTTGTAGGAGGCTAGACATGGGGTAGAAAGGACAGCATTTTTTCTGGAGCATACTGCTCGGGAGGGTCAGGAGCTCACCCTGTGCCACCACACCTTGGGTTTGGCTCCTGGGTGTGGGGTGGGATCGTGGGGGGTGGAGCATGCTACTCTGTTTCCAGGAAGGATGCAGGCCCCATAGAGGTGAGGCTGTCAGTCTGGTCACCAGAGGGCACCCCTGGAGGTTGAATGAGCAGaacagttatcttttttttcttccccttgatttttaagtaatctctacacccagtgtggggcttgaactcacgaccctgagctcaGTAGTTCCCtactcttcccactgagccagccaggtaccctggAACAGAGCAGTTTTGAATGCCCAGGCCTCCTGGAGCCCAGGCTCTGGATACAGTAGCTGTCCACACTAAGTCGGGGCAGTTCCCATCAGATAGGTGGTTGGAGTTGTTCTCCTGGGTGCTCTGCTTAAGCAAAGATCACTTTAATTTTAtgtaactctattttttttaagattttatttatttgttttggtggCGGGAAGAGCACACACAAGCGAGCTGAAGGACAAGAGAgtgaaagaatcttaagcagtcttcATGCCAAGTGTGGCATGGAGACTGACtagcttgatcttatgaccctgagatcatgacctgagcagaagtcaagagtcagatgcccaactgactgagccacccaccccaaAGATCACTTTGGTTTTAAAACCTCCTCTCATGGTGTTTAAAAGGCTGGGCCAGAGCATGCTTTGCTTTTTGTGGGATGCTAGGAAAAGGGGCATGGAGGTTGGCCCCATTCTAGCCTTCCCATGAGCCCTTGAAGCTTTGTAGACTGCCTGGGATCATGGGCAAGTGTGGCTCCTTACAGGGCACTGTTCTAGGAGGCCACGGGTCCGTGCCTCTGCCACCCTCATTGGCTTTTTGGCTGGGgtgttttggggggagagggtggagtCATCTTAGGAGTATCCTTGGCCTTGGGCTTTGACTACCTGTTGAAGACCCACAAGGGCTGTCAAGCCAGCATGGAACCAGGAGGGACACAGATTTGTTCTGTTGAGACCACTCTGTCCTTGAGAGTTTCTTCCAGGCTACGTGAGCGTTAGCTGGTCGGGAGCTGCTGAGAAGGGCATATCTTGTGGAAACCACTGTTCTTTATcttgttggaatttttttcaatatgaggtaaaatttatatgcaacttGGTACCCAAATTTCAGGTAACCCCTTGAATTTTGACCAGTGAGACATCCTCTGTAACCCAGACTCCTACCAAGATAATCGAGTCATGTGCAGCCCAGAAAGTTCCTCATGCTCCTTCCCAAACAGTGTTCACCTCATCCTCTACAGGGTCTCCTAATTTTGTCTACCATGGACTAGTTCAGCCTTTTCTGGAGCTTCAAATGAATAGAATTGTGCATCTCTACTCTTGAGTGTAAGGTTTTCTTCACTTAATATTACAATTTTGAGATTTAACCATATTTTTGCATCAGttctacttttttcccccaggattttaaaagtaatacaagattatttttaattctgaatatTACAGAAACTTATAGGTTTCCTGTACTTCTACGCCACACTCTCAGTGATAATCTCATTTATTGATTGGGTGTTTGTGCTGCCAAGATATTTCTTTACATAGGATGGCATTGCCTGGTCAGGCCTTTCATGCCTATAGTTGAGGAGGTAGACAGGTGCAGGGAGCTCGGCCAGCTCTCCTGGCTCAGCTCTGTGGGCCTGGCCTTCGCCTGGTGGGTGTGTGTCTTAAAAGTCTGGGATGTCTGGGTCCTGGACCTGCCCTCACCCTCAGAGTGTGTGTTGCGGGGGACGCACCTTTGGCTTTTCTGTGGCAGGGacttggagagggagagaaggacatGAGAATTCAGCAGAGACCTGTGTGGTTCTCTGTGTAACAGCCCAGCTGGGTAGGTAGACCATTTTGTAAACAAGGACCTGGGAAGAGAATCCAGGTGTTAGAGCCAGGTCTGTCTGTTCATTCTCTCTAACTTCTGTGTTCACAAGAAGCTGGAGCTGGCCTTCCCCAGGGACTGGGTTCCTGCTGCCTTTCCCTGGGATCAACCTAGCTAgagtcttacacacacacacacacacacacacacccgccatGGGCTAGGTCTCTGCCTCAGAGGAGGACCTGATGATCCCCTTGTCCTAGATCCTGGGCTCCTTGGAGCCAGCGCTCCAGTGCGCAACGGTTCTCAGCTGGGTGTGGATCCTCGGGGCTGATAGGCACGCTGCCTGGGCCTGCTGCCAGGGGGCTGCTGGGTGCCAGGAGCTGGTGCCAGGCGGTGTCCTTATCCCAGCCTTTGGGCTCCTGCCAGGACTGAGCACCAAGCCCCTGTACCCAGTGGGGCACTGTGCTGCCAGCTTATGGGGCCAGCCCCCACAGTCCAATTTCTAGTTACCGGacaccctgcctccttccctggggcTGTGGCCTCTCAGGCATTGGCTTCTTTTGCTCCTATACGCGGTGTTGAGCTTTAGGGCAGAGGATTCCCTGCTGTTAACTCTTCTGGGAAGAAAAGAGCAATGTTTTGTAGGGGTGTTGGCCTCGCAGCAGTGGGGCGCCCCCACACCTATGGTGAGGTTAACATTTTGTGACTTATAGAATGTGGCAGGGGTCGTCCATGCGTGGcctggcctggggtgggaggcaggtaTGGTGGCATCCTGCTGACTGTGAACTCCCAGCAGGCAGCCCTGCTGTGGCCCCTCCCGTGGAGGGCACCTGGAAGGCCCCTCTGCCCTGTCCTATGGAGTCCCTCTGGGGAAACTGGGCCCCAGGCTGTCTGATCCAGTTTGGGAGATCTTGGTTAGTCACCCTGCCTTCCAGTGGCTGGTGAAGTGGGTGGCAAGGCTGAAGCAGTGGGAACCTGTGGAAGCCCCCGAGTCCTATTCTGCTCTAGCTTTCCATGGTGGTCAGTGGTTGTGGGCCTGATCTCTGATGAAGGCAGGTAATCCTATCTGCAGGGTCTGGTATGGGCTAAACCAGGGGCCACTGTGTGGATGCTGTGCCCCGGCAGGGATTGGGTTGCCCTGAGATCTGGTGGGAGTGGGCAAGGGGGCACAGGGCCGTGTGGCGGGCATCTGGTCGGCTCAAATGCATCACTGTGGCTCCCTGTTCATTTTTCAGGGTTGCTCTCACCAATGCTAAGGTggtctctgcctcccaccccttctTAGCCTGAGTTCTATTCTGTCCTGCTGGCCACCTCGCTACCTCTGGTGTCACCTGGCAGGAGAGCCCAGACTCTCTACATAGGCAAGGGATCCGGGCCTTCATTAAATGCAGACGCAGATGCTCTCAGGCCTCTGGACCAACAGGGCTGGTTTTGCTGCCATCTGGGTCATGAGGGGGATGGACCTGGACCAACCATTCTCCCCCTCCTCACTTCCCCATACCCTCCAGCCGCCCCAGGAGAAGAGAGCTGTGCTAGGGGGCCAGAGAGACAGCTGGCAGGCTGGAACTGAGGCCTCCCAGCCACCCCGCACCCCGGGTCTGGTCACATTCCTGAGGGACCTGCTGAGCCTCCctggccctgggggtgggggaagggcaggcagggaTGGGCTCCAGGCTGCTGGaggcctctgcccccacccttgGCTCCATTCCAAGGGAGCCCAGGCTAGAGTGGGGTGCAAAAAGCCAGAACCTCAGGATCCCCCTCTCTGGAGCCTGTGTCTCTGGGGTGGgtagggggcagaaggagacccTTCGCATCTGGCGGCAGCTGCCAGCAGCTTTGGCGGGCTGGTATTGAAAGGCCTGGCCTGCAGAAACTCCTGTGAGGGGAGACCATGTGGTCAGACTGGGCCAGGCAGGAGGGGGCTGGGccctctgggcagggagggggtggcgggAGCAGatcaggaagggaaggaggcaggagagccAGAAGCGGTTGAGACTGGTTCTTATAAATAGCCTATTGCACTAGTGCCTCCAATTTTCACCTTTTGTTATGTAAATGTAGCCAGCCTGAGAAGGGCCTTGCCCAGGCCTCCTGCCACCATGCCTGCCTGCCAGGAATTCCGTTCCTGCCACCAGCTCCCCTACAGGCCTAGGTAGCCCTTAGAGTGCCCTAAGTCTCCTGGGTGGGAGGACAGTGTCAGCCCTGCTAAGCTCTCCAGATCTGTGACCTTCCCTGCCACTGGGCCTGACTGTTGCTGGGTACTGGGGCTGCTGTCCCCTGCCTTGTTGCCCCTGGTGTCCCAGCCACAGAGACCCCAGATCTTCCTGGGAGTGAGGGCTCTAGGACCACCAAGTGCCTTCCCTTCGCTGTCCCTCCTACCCTCCCTTGTCTGTCTGGGTGACTCTGTCCCATCTTCTCCTCCACAGGTGACCAGGCATTGATGCACCCCCAGGGAGGCCACGCGCTCAAGGAGGCCACCCCCGCTGGCTGCTGCTCACATGGTTTCTGGGCCCCTGGCACTCCGGTAGGCTGGGTAGGGGGAACTGgcaggatggagggaggggggagctTGGGGGAGGGCTAGCTCGGCTGCCCTCAGCCCTGCAGTTCTCAGCCTGGTTCTTTGTGTGCACACAGTGTTGGATAGcgtggaggggaggctggggcccATGGCCCTCAGCCTGCAGAGGAGGGGCTGCTGTGGCTCACAGGCTCTTGGAGAATGGGACCTCCTGCCCTTGGCTTGTCCTCTTGCCAGCTTGGGAGTACCAGGTATCCTGAGTGCTGGTGGGGCTGACACTGCATTTCCCCGAGGCTGGGTGTCCCATCCAGTGTGGAAACTGCATCCGACTCTTTGtcctgcctggctggctgagggGCAGGGAACAGCAGAGGGTAGGTTCCCTCAGGACCCAGGCTTTATCTAGCCTCTGAGCCCACTATCTAGCATCAGGCGCTGAGAGCTAACTTGCAGCTGTGTCTACTCATGTGTGTTCACAGTGAGTTCTGAGGGTGCCTTTGGGGTGTATGTGAGTATTAGGGTTTTCCTCTGTCTTTGCAAATAAGGGCAGGCATGGGGCAGCAGGTCATGGGAAGTGTTTGTGTTACAGGAAGGCAGCGAGGGTTGTGATCTCTCTAGACTGCCCCAAGGGAGGCAGGACTGGACTGGGTACACTGGTAGTGGCAGAGGGGTCCCAGTGGGGCAAGGCTCTGAGCAGTCACTTtcagagattgagccctgagccaGATGACATGAAAGCACCCTTGGCAGCTGCATAGCACAGAGTTGCCTTTGGGAGGGTACATGTCCCCTGAGGGGCTGGAGGGAGTAGGGAGCCACACCTTTGTGCCTCAGGTCCCGCTGCTCATTTGGGTGGGTGCCTGGTCAGAGCACCCCACTCTCAGTGACCCACGTGCATGCTGTTACAAAGCCCACCTGTACAGTTCCCGTGGGGGTCAGAGGCCTCTCTGTTTATTAATGACGTCAGTTAGTGTCTGTGCTGGTCTGGCAAGGCCAGCTGGCTGCCTTTCCCAGGGGCCCGGTGGTGCCAGGGGCTTGGTCAGGCCTGCTTTTCTGCTCAGCATCTAGAGACCCGGACTGGGATGTTCAGGGCCCTCCTGGGGGGTGAGGCGCTTGGGATGGAAGCAGACACTGGTAAGGGACTGCGGCTGGACCACAGTGTCTGCAGGCAGGACTCTGACGTTGGCAAATCTGAAAGCTTGGGAAGCCACTAGGGTTTGAGAAGCACCCAGGGCAGGGTAGAGATCACGGTGGAGGCTGCTTATTTGATTTGGCTCATGTGGTATTTAAGGGAAAAGGGCCTTTATTTGGCATTGGGAGGATTAACCTGAAAATCTCAGTTTCTAGCTTGTCCTTAACTTTGGGAAGTTTATGCCCATGTGAGAAGTGAGCCCACCTGGGAACTTCTGCTCACCTCGGTCCTTACTGCTTCCCAGCACCTCATGGTCCACTGCTTGTCATTTTTGAGTCCACTGTGGGCTCGCGGCCAACTTCCTTAGCGTGGAGACGGTGCCCTGGGCTGTGGAGCCAAAGTTACATCCCATTTTCTCTGCTCAGCACCACGTGACTATTGTCCTCTGCTTCTGTATACATGGGACCAGAGCCCATGACCCTCTTTGGGCAGCATGAGTCCCCATGGATAGTGTGAGTTCCCTCCCTGGGTGCCATACCCAATGAGGCCTCCCCTGAGCACCACCACAGCCCCACCCTGTCAGCCCTTGCCTAATGCCCATGCACCTACTCTTGCCTGCAGGTGGTACGCGTGGGCGGGGCGTGGGGACATGGGGCCCGACATGGAGCTGCCCAGCCACTCCAAGCAGCTCCTGCTGCAGCTGAACCAGCAGAGGACGAAGGGCTTCCTGTGTGATGTCATCATCATGGTGGAGAACTCCATCTTCCGCGCCCACAAGAATGTCCTGGCCGCCAGCAGCATCTACTTCAAATCCCTGGTCCTGCATGACAACCTCATCAACCTGGACACAGACATGGTCAGCTCCACGGTGTTCCAGCAGATTCTGGACTTCATCTACACGGGCAAGCTGCTGCCCAGCGACCAGCCGGCTGAGCCCAACTTCAGCACTCTCCTCACTGCCGCCAGCTACCTCCAGCTGCCCGAGTTGGCAGCGCTCTGCCGCCGTAAACTCAAGCGAGTCGGCAAGCCCTTCGGCTCTGGACGGGTGGGTGCCTCCGGCATGGGAAGGCCACCCCGCAACCAGCGGCTGTCCACGGCCTCTGTCATCCAGGCACGGTATCCAGCACTCGTGGATGGACGCAAGGGGGCCCACACCCCCCAGGAGCTCCCCCAGGCCAAAGGCTCTGATGATGAGCTCTTCCTCGGAGGCTCCAGCCAGGAGGATGTCCATGGCCTGGGCCGGGCTGTCTGTCCAGCCAGCGGGGAGGCCGGCTTGGGCAGCTGCAGCACCAATGGGAGCAGCGGGGGCTGTGAGCAGGAGCTGGGCCTGGACCTGTCCAAGAAgagcccacccctgccccctgccacccCTGGTCCTCCCCTGACCCCTGAGGACCCGGCCCAGCTGAGTGACAGTCAGCACGGCTCGCCCCTCTCAGCCTCCGCCCCTCCTGTTGCCAACAGTGCCTCTTACGCTGAGCTGGGGGGCACCCCTAATGAGCCCATGGATCTGGAGGGGGCCGAGGACAACCACCTGAGCCTGCTGGAGGGGCCCGGTGGGCAGCCCCGGAAGAGCCTACGGCACTCGGCCCGCAAGAAGGAGTGGAGCAAgaaggagcccagggtggggtcCCCCTTTGAGCGGAGGGAAGTGGGGCCCAAGGGCCCCTGCCCAGGGGAAGAGGGCGAGGGGCTAGGGGACAGGGTTCCCAATGGCATCCTGGCCAGCAGCGTTGGAGGGGGCGGCCCCAGTGGGCCCTACACGGAGCCCCCGTACCCCtgcaaggaggaggaagagaacgGCAAGGACGGGAGTGAGGACAGCGGGCAGAGCGGGAGCGAGGGGGGCAGTGGCCATGCCGGCACGCACTACATGTACCGGCAGGAGGGCTACGAGACCGTGTCTTATGGGGACAACCTGTATGTGTGCATCCCCTGCGCCAAAGGCTTCCCCAGCTCCGAGCAACTCAATGCCCATGTGGAGACACACACGGAGGAGGAGCTGTTCATCAAAGAGGAGGGTGCCTACGAGACGGGCAGTGGGGGTGCCGAGGAGGAGGCCGAGGACCTGTCGGCGCCCAGCGCAGCCTATGCAGCCGAGCCCCGGCCCTTCAAGTGCTCGGTGTGTGAGAAGACCTACAAGGACCCGGCCACGCTGCGGCAGCACGAGAAGACGCACTGGTTGACGCGGCCCTTCCCCTGCAATATCTGCGGCAAGATGTTCACGCAGCGCGGCACCATGACGCGCCACATGCGCAGCCACCTGGGCCTCAAGCCGTTCGCCTGTGATGAGTGCGGCATGCGCTTCACGCGCCAGTACCGCCTCACCGAGCACATGCGTGTGCACTCGGGTGAGAAGCCCTATGAGTGCCAGCTCTGCGGGGGCAAATTCACCCAGCAGCGCAACCTCATCAGCCACCTGCGCATGCATACCTCCCCCTCCTAGAAGCCAAAGACCCTTCTCCCCGGCCTGAGGCTGCCCTCCGCAGACCCGCCCTCGGGAGCCCACCGAAGGAAGGAAGACGCGTGGAGGCCGGGCGGGAGGGGCTGGGACCCCCAAGTCCCGTGGGGGTGGCTCCTGGTGGCACCCgcagccagccccccccccacacccagagCTTTAATGGACAGTCTGTACAAGGGCAGCGAGAGGAGGGAAGCTGATGGGCCCGAGTTCCGGGTGCGCATTGCTGGTGTGCAGTCTACCTCCCGAATCTGCCCCGGCTCCCCGGGAGGGCCACTGCAGCGTCTGTGGGAGTGGGTCACAGGGGTCTCGCTGGGACCTGGCCCCCTTCCCGCAGGCCGGGTCCGAGCAGGGGGCCATGGGGCCTCCCTCcgctggggaggagcagggctgTCCCATGGCCAGGGGCGCTGTCTGTGTGCGTGCACGAGTGCTTGTCTGTGTGCGGGCTACCCTGGCTCTTTGGGGAGTGGTGCTGGAGGGAATGGGACAGAGCCCTCCTTCTTTGAGCCAGGGGTCACTGCTCACTGGCGCTGGGACAGTCAGGGGGCCCCCCGCCGCCTACCTCTCCACAGCTAAACAGCCCTCTGGGCCTATGTTGCTGTTATTCCTACtgatctgttccttttttctttttgaattttgttttttaaaccaaaacCAACAAGAGTTTATTTTCCTCCCGGCCCCTCGGGGCTGAGCCTGGGTCTGCAGACTGAATGTACAGGGGCAActgcccctcccgcccccgcccggctGCGGGCTGAGGGGCGCCCACCCCTCCAGGCCCCAGAAGCCCTTATTGGCCAAAGGCTTCCCTGGGCCCCGAGCCCTGCCTCGGCTGCCTCAGGAGAGAGAGTGATTTTCCTATAGTTTCTGAGGAATATTCTTTGTTTAGAggtacttcttttttattaagagaaaaacCAGTGTAACGTTTATGTGAATGTTGGAACTGGAAGGTCTGGgatttgtggggggaggggggaggctggaTTTGATGCCAGAGCCGTCGGTActcttctttatcattttgtgtgtgtgtgtgtgtgtgtacatgtacgtgtgtgtgtatgtatgtatgtatgtatgtatgtatgtagtgTGTGTGGCGCATGTGGACAGATATcgagctttccttccttccttaccgATAAAGGTGGAGAGACTTCTGACCTTTTGCTACCTCTTGAATCCACAAGAACAGTATGTTGGTGGCTGGCAGCTGAGGCCATGACACTTGTTTTCCTCCTGTTGGTGCGCACAGGAAGACGTGCGTTTGAGTGAGCTGGGCTTACCCTCCTGGGCACCCCCAccatccccactcccacccccagcgCTCTTAGAGAAGGGCTCTGCTCCCCAGAGCATACTGCTTGCCATGTCCACCCTGTGGGTGTTCTGAGTGTGTTGCTGAGCATCAGGGAGCCTGTGTGTGCCCCTGATCTGGGCCTGGGGGGCAAGGGGTGTGCTCCGGCCTCGTGGGAGAGCGGGCCGTGGAGCCTTACCGCTGGAGCCAGCTACTTGGAGCTCCCTTGCCAGGGCCAGGATGAAGTGGAAGTGAGCCCCCCCATCCTGTCCCTTGGGACCGTGAGAGCCAGAACTTGGAGGAGCAGCAGGCCAGTGCAGAGGCATGGAGGGACACTGACCAAAGTGATgcaaacccccccaccccggggggacagggaggaggccTGCCCTGCTTTGGCACCTTCTTGGGGGCGGTCCTGGCTGCTCCGGCAAGAGGCTGGATGCCATTAGTTGGCTAAGCCCTGTCTGGagtccccacccctcacccctcaaCGTGGGgtttctctctcagcctcaggaCCCTTCTGTGGGCCAGGGGTCAGGCTCACAAGCCAGACCAAGGTCGTTGTGGTTGGCCCCACTATCCTTGGCTGACTGGAGCCACACGGCTGGGCCAGCAGCTGAATCTTCATTTTGcttcatgcttttcttttctttgtttctttgtttctttcttttttttttccccttcctactCTTAAGTTCAGACCAAAAAATTCCAGAGTCATCCTTTACCCTCACCCCTCCAGAGACCCTCCAGCTGAAAACAGCCTGAGTTTAGGGACCCAAATGGTGCAGGGTGTGTTTTGCAAGTGAGGGCTCCTGGCTGAGCCCATCTCAAGGTGCcccaagccccaagttgggtctTAACTCCCTCTGGGTGTGAGGGGAGCACTGGACCCAGGGTCTCGTGTTCCCAGAAGTcaggttggggggtgggcagggttcCTCTGCCCTCCCGACCCCACTTCACTCCGTCAGCACTTAAGCCACATGACACAAAGTCTGTACAGCACGGGAGTTGTACGCATGCCTGTGTGTGGCCTCTTGGGCCATGGGCGGCTGCATCCGTGAGGTGACCCGTGAGAGCAGGTGATTCATTTGCAGAGCTTCAGGGACTGGGCGCAAAGGCCCCTCACTCAACGACGTTCATGCGACATAGTATTGTACCCACCTGAGTATTGTATCGagccttttctgtattttaacaagaaagCAAAACACTAGTTTCCTATTTAAGATTTTAAGGGTTTGTGGGGAGGGTTGGGACTGATTAACACAacacttggttttgttttctttttcttttgatttcatgtGGAGTGTGTGCTTGTGAGTGTGTGCGTGGACATGTGTTAAGAGCCTCACAAGGAAATTAGGCCGTTGGAGGCCAAGGGCGGCTTACAGTTCTCTGCTTTAGTCACTTAATTCCTGAATGTTTCGGAGAAacaggaaacagagaaaatagCAGATGTCATGTAGGAAAGAGgataaacacaacaaaacaaaaaacaaaaaaaaaaaaaaaaaaaaaaaaagaaaaaaaaaagctcataccCAAATTCacaaaacctattttttaaaccaaagcaCATTTTGAATGAGTATGGAACCTCAATGGgctcagaaaaaaagatactaataTATTTATCTCATTGTTTACATAAACTTTTACAGTTTCAGACCTCAGCAGCTGTAAGGCCAGTCCCAGTGAATCCCCACCTTCCGCTGGAGGCCCTTCTGAGTCGGCTCATGGGCAGAGGGGCTGCTGTGGGGCTGGCGCCGGCATGGAGCCCCCCACCGGATTTACCTgagccctcctccccagccccaggcctctcAAAGCCCAGCTGGCACCAAAGAGCTTGGGCCGGTGCTGACCGGCCTCCAGGCCTCCTGGCCGGACCGTGGAGGTCCTGGCCAGCTGGCATAGCAGGGGGTGGCCGTCGGCTCTGGCCTCAGGACCTGAGTCTGGGCTAGGGTCCTGGGTGGAGGGTcattccccacctcccctgctctgcctgcaaCCCCCTGGGGTGGGTTGATGTGAGGGTCCCTATCAAGCCAAAAAGCCCCGGGACCTTTGCACAGCTCCGTTGACTCCAGTGGGTCCCCACTTCAGGGgacacccctacccccacccagcagtgggggtaggggagcGGGCTTACTGGGCTGGTCCTTACCAAC contains these protein-coding regions:
- the HIC2 gene encoding hypermethylated in cancer 2 protein translates to MVSGPLALRWYAWAGRGDMGPDMELPSHSKQLLLQLNQQRTKGFLCDVIIMVENSIFRAHKNVLAASSIYFKSLVLHDNLINLDTDMVSSTVFQQILDFIYTGKLLPSDQPAEPNFSTLLTAASYLQLPELAALCRRKLKRVGKPFGSGRVGASGMGRPPRNQRLSTASVIQARYPALVDGRKGAHTPQELPQAKGSDDELFLGGSSQEDVHGLGRAVCPASGEAGLGSCSTNGSSGGCEQELGLDLSKKSPPLPPATPGPPLTPEDPAQLSDSQHGSPLSASAPPVANSASYAELGGTPNEPMDLEGAEDNHLSLLEGPGGQPRKSLRHSARKKEWSKKEPRVGSPFERREVGPKGPCPGEEGEGLGDRVPNGILASSVGGGGPSGPYTEPPYPCKEEEENGKDGSEDSGQSGSEGGSGHAGTHYMYRQEGYETVSYGDNLYVCIPCAKGFPSSEQLNAHVETHTEEELFIKEEGAYETGSGGAEEEAEDLSAPSAAYAAEPRPFKCSVCEKTYKDPATLRQHEKTHWLTRPFPCNICGKMFTQRGTMTRHMRSHLGLKPFACDECGMRFTRQYRLTEHMRVHSGEKPYECQLCGGKFTQQRNLISHLRMHTSPS